A part of Crassostrea angulata isolate pt1a10 chromosome 5, ASM2561291v2, whole genome shotgun sequence genomic DNA contains:
- the LOC128183841 gene encoding uncharacterized protein LOC128183841: protein MDSSMAKQKMAVRSISESVYVGMCLKIGTPQQVASRRDTGDIAEMLKNNDVMKNPYTAMMSGSAREGFRLHGTDRDTMYWQNNHRVIWDFSQVQFYNEQENAVILCDSSESPPGFTLLWLPIERANSFVKSAGVRLYGGFYISSSKYREVMLSIVSHKCSCTIHGPCSTGLFYGVVEYDDAHCFVSDFWPPSASSWIGRCQLWPPPHVVNDIVRNGCHFVAIGHKLGNHTNNEWRVSFSQAEYKLVCSMNHTQFLTYGLLKLFLKEIINKGLREEDKLLCSYHMKTTVFWAIQQNTQTHWHPQNILGGFWVCFKLLLKWVYEGVCPNFFIPENNMFLSNIYGEAQKTLFTRLYRLYKTGITLLLHSPSFSFYITNVLCNPRLTICTDEHNLISEVELDKDIFSEIDTNDAIGALDLHKCELYLHTVGQLIGLPLTQYHIVMLQKLTTTIFQRCAFILHNMYSYTGSNKQLYIVDKLSCYMLKLTAKFGYVSDVLYIAMYYYKTFRYREALSVIDFTKVKLARPYLMYKSHVDREMYTEAVGGQSLSTKIREAVAHNISLYNKIFYINELMQEQQSSEQNSWPKLCIPPLILLHMLDFLCSRHVDTIRAQRSLDDLQVLVHHDQGQLVPETFRDISWEILGICQQISGNLQGALYSYQQSLRQYPFNRIQTATIQRIQELHL, encoded by the exons ATGGACTCTTCTATGGCAAAACAAAA GATGGCTGTTCGGAGCATATCTGAGTCAGTGTATGTAGGAATGTGTCTTAAGATTGGAACCCCACAACAGGTGGCCTCAAGAAGAGATACAGGGGACATTGCAGAGATGTTGAAAAACAACGACGTGATGAAAAACCCGTACACAGCGATGATGAGTGGGAGTGCAAGAGAAGGATTTAGATTGCATGGGACAGACAGAGACACGATGTATTGGCAAAATAACCACCGAGTGATCTGGGACTTCTCTCAGGTACAGTTTTACAACGAACAAGAAAACGCTGTTATTCTCTGTGACAGTTCtgagagtccaccaggattcacttTACTATGGTTACCAATAGAAAGAGCGAACAGTTTCGTGAAATCAGCTGGTGTAAGGCTGTATGGCGGGTTTTATATATCAAGTTCAAAGTACAGAGAGGTCATGCTATCTATTGTCAGTCATAAATGTAGTTGTACAATCCATGGACCATGTAGTACTGGATTATTTTATGGTGTGGTAGAATACGATGATGCCCATTGCTTTGTTAGTGATTTCTGGCCTCCTTCTGCCTCCTCGTGGATAGGCAGGTGTCAATTATGGCCCCCACCTCATGTTGTCAACGACATCGTCAGGAATGGATGTCACTTTGTAGCAATTGGACACAAGCTAGGAAATCATACAAACAACGAATGGAGAGTTTCATTTTCTCAGGCGGAATACAAACTTGTTTGTTCGATGAATCACACACAATTCTTAACGTATGGATTACTGAAATTGTTCCTTAAGGAAATAATTAACAAAGGTTTGAGAGAAGAGGATAAACTACTCTGctcgtatcatatgaaaacgACTGTTTTCTGGGCGATTCAACAAAATACACAAACTCACTGGCATCCACAAAATATCCTGGGCggtttctgggtctgctttaAACTTCTTCTTAAATGGGTGTACGAGGGAGTGTGTCCGAACTTTTTTATCCCAGAAAACAACATGTTTCTGAGCAATATCTATGGTGAAGCACAGAAGACTTTATTCACAAGACTATATAGATTGTATAAGACAGGCATTACATTACTGCTACACAGTCCCTCCTTCAGTTTCTACATCACTAATGTTCTGTGTAATCCTCGACTTACAATTTGTACTGATGAACACAATCTGATATCTGAAGTTGAACTTGATAAAGATATTTTCAGCGAGATCGATACAAATGATGCGATAGGCGCATTGGACCTACATAAATGTGAATTATATCTACATACGGTAGGACAGTTAATAGGTTTACCGCTGACACAGTATCACATTGTCATGTTACAAAAACTTACAACCACCATATTTCAGCGGTGCGCAtttatattacacaacatgtacAGTTACACAGGTTCAAACAAACAGTTGTATATTGTAGACAAGCTATCCTGTTATATGCTGAAATTAACAGCTAAGTTTGGGTATGTGTCTGACGTCTTATATATTGCAatgtattattacaagacaTTTAGATATAGGGAAGCATTATCTGTTATAGATTTCACAAAAGTTAAGTTAGCACGGCCATACCTGATGTATAAGAGTCATGTAGATAGAGAGATGTATACCGAGGCTGTAGGGGGACAGTCCTTGTCTACAAAGATAAGAGAGGCTGTGGCACATAATATCTCTCTTTAcaataaaatcttttatatcAATGAATTAATGCAAGAACAACAGTCTAGTGAACAGAACAGTTGGCCGAAGTTATGTATCCCACCTTTGATACTATTGCACATGTTAGACTTTTTGTGCTCTAGACATGTTGACACGATTAGAGCACAGAGATCTTTAGATGATCTACAGGTCCTAGTCCATCATGACCAGGGACAGTTAGTACCTGAAACATTCAGAGACATCTCCTGGGAGATCCTagggatctgtcaacagataTCAGGGAACCTCCAGGGTGCCCTGTACTCATACCAACAGTCACTCAGACAATATCCATTCAATAGAATACAAACTGCTACCATACAGAGAATTCAGGAACTACATTTATGA